The nucleotide window AAACCGCTCAATTGCGCTATTTATGGGAACTTTTAGCCAGAGAAGTCGTAACAGATACAGAAATTTTTTGTGAATTAACACCCGCTAATCCGGCCTTAGTTAAAACCACCTTGCAACGGGTGTTAAAACAATCGAATATGACTGCAATTTTAGCCCAAGAAAAAAGTAAAACCATCGATGTCAACGCCCAACTCAAACTTAAAAAATCTGTAGCCGCCCAAGAGCAACTTTATGAAGGAGCAATCCCGATTTATACCGGAATTAGCATTTTAGTTCATCGCCCCACTTTAGAAAAATTAGACGAAGCAACCAAATACATTGAAAACTGTTTTCAACGTCCAGCAAGAGTGATTCGAGAGACAGAATATGCCTGGAAAATTTGGTTACAAACTCTTCCTATTGTTTGGGAAAGTTTATTAGCTAAACCCTTTAACCGTCGTCAATTATATTTAACCAGTGAAGTTCCCGGCTTAATGCCTTTAGTCTTAACCAAAAAAGGCGATCGCAAAGGCTTTGAATTAATCGCCGAAGAAGGGGGAACTCCTATACATCTCGACTTATTTACTCAACATAAAAATTTAGCACTTTTTGCGACCACCAGAGCCGGAAAATCGGTCTTAGTTTCAGGGATTTTAACTCAAGCTTTGGCCTATGGACTTCCTATTGTTGCCCTAGATTTTCCCAAACCCGATGGCACATCCACCTTTACAGACTATACCCAATTTATGGGCAAAAATGGGGCGTATTTTGATATTTCTAAAGAATCTAATAATCTTTTTGAACAACCTGATTTAAGTTCTTTAAACCCTGAACAACAACGCGATCGCTTGCTGGACTATACTACTTTTTTAGAATCAGCCTTAATGACGATGATTTTAGGCTCATCCTCCGCAGAGAATCCCCTCCTATCTCAGACTGTGCGATCGGTGCTTAACCTTGCTCTGAGAGCCTTTTTTGCCGATGAAAGCATCAATGAACGATATGAAAAAGCGATGGATCATGGGTTTGGGAGTGCGGCTTGGAAAAATACGCCAACCTTAAAAGATTTCCTGCATTTTTGCTCACCAAAATATCTAGAACTCGATTCAATTGGAGGACGAGTTGAAGACGCTTTAAATCATATTGAATTACGCTTAAGATTTTGGTTATCGAGTCGAGTTGGACAAGCAATTTCTAGCCCTTCTAGTTTTCCCACCGATGCTCAATTATTAGTCTTTGCCCTGAGAAACTTATCAGATAATGAAGATGCGGCTATTCTCTCTTTAAGTGCTTATTCTGCCGCTTTAAGACGGGCTTTGAGTAGTCCGGCCTCGATCTTTTTTATCGATGAAGCGCCGATTTTATTTGAATTTGAGCAGATTGCTAATTTAGTAGGAAGAATTTGCGCTAACGGAGCTAAATCGGGGATTCGGGTGATTTTATCGGCACAAGATCCAGATACGATCGCCAAATCGAAAGCCGCCTCTAAAATTCTCCAAAATTTAACAACTCGTCTAATCGGACGAATTCAACCTACTGCCCTAGATAGTTTTGTGGATATTTTAAAATATCCTAAAGAAATCATCGCTAGAAATGCGGGAGAGAGCTTTTTTCCTCGAAAAGAAGGGATTTACAGTCAATGGTTACTCGATGATAATTGTAATTATACCTTTTGTCGTTATTATCCTGGGTATGAACAGTTAGCCGTTGTCGCTAATAACCCCCATGAACAACTCTCCCGTCAAAAAGCCATGAATCGTTACCATGACAAATATGAAGCGATCTCTGCATTTGCTCGTCAATTAGTGTCTGAATTACGATAAAAATCATTGATCATTAACTAGCTCTCTTGTATAATTAAAACTTGATTAAATTATTAGTTTTTCTGACAAACTTATGATAAGAAAAGCTGTTAATATTTATTGACAAAAACCTCATTTAACTCTTTTAATAAAGAAAGATTTTTTTGGGAAACAAATTGTAATCTTTAGCTTAACAATGGGATTAAACTTATGTATAAACCCTGAGAGTTTTTTAAAGATTTATTTAAGTTATCGTGGTTTCTCGATTAACTAATTGAAAAATCTCAAATAAAATTTTAAATGCCATCTTAAACAGGTTGCCTAAATTAGGTTGGAAAAGAGGAGTTATGGAAAATTTGATAGATAGTTTATTTCCTGAATTAGGGATATTAGATCCTTTATATTCTTTCGACGAACCTTTAACAGAAAAAGAAATTATATTAAAAGATAATAGTGATACCCTTGACTCATTCGATGAGACAAACTTATCTAAAAATCTGTTCGATAATCATGTAGATATTTTGAATAATCCGACAACATTTGATAATCATGATCATGACCATGAACATCCAGAAGAGAATCTAATCACAGAAGTGACAGAAACAGCAGTAGCACAAAGTAGTCTGAGTGACACTCAACTTAATGGTATTTTATCCGGTTCCCAATGGAAATTTTCTTGGGGAGACAGAAAATTAACCTATAGTTTTTACGAAGATAGTATATTTAATGGAACTTATAACGGTTCAGAAACGGGAGTCAAAGAAGTTAGTAATGCAATTAAAAATAATGTTAGAAGCATTTTAAATTGGCTAGAAAATGTCATTAATATAGATTTCGTCGAAGTAACAGAAAGCGTTAATAATTATGGTCGGATGCGGTTTATGTTATCCAATGGGCCAAGTTATGCTTATGCTTATTATCCCTCTTCAGATTCTATGACCAGTCTTAGTGGGGATATCCATCTTAACCCCAATTATGACCGTTTAGGAGATACTAACGGCTTTCAACATTTAGCGGGAAGACATGGAAATCTGTCTTTAATTCATGAAATAGGACACGCTTTAGGATTAAAACATCCCCATGAAGGAAGCTTCACTCTAGCTCCTCAAGACAATAATACGACCAATACCGTCATGACCTATAATTTTACCGGCAAACCTGCGGGGACTTTCATGGGTTATGATGTTAATGCTCTACAATCTCTTTATGGGGCTAAAGATTATAATTCCACAGATACCATCTATCAATTTACCACTAGAGTTGATCAATTTTATGTTAATGATCAATTATTTTTAAATACCCCTAATCAAACTAAACAATTAATTTGGGATAGTGGCGGTAAAGATACCTTAGACTTTTCTCAACTCTCAGCCAATTCGAGTGGATATCGTTTTGATTTAAATGAAGGGAATATTTTAACCGCGAAAAATGCTTACAATGGCACATCTTATACAGTCAATGGAGTCACCTATTATACGACTACCTATGGCACAGCAATTGGTTATTATGTTGTCATAGAAGATCTGATCAACTCTAGCAGCAATGATGAAATTTTTGCTAATAATGCCGCTAATAGGTTTAAAGGGTACAGTCCTACGTTAAAAACTGGCAATGATATTTATTGGAATACCAGTAATAACGATACTCTAGATCTATCATCTTATCAATCCTCAGATGTCACCCAAACCAAAAATGGGAATGATCTTGTTCTGAATTTAAATGGGAATGGAACAATTACCGTTAAAAACTATTATCAGGGTAATTCTATCAATCTTTTATTCGCTCCAACATTAACTCCTAGCCTCCCCAGTTTATCAATTGACGATGTCAGTATTAATGAAAATAATAATGCAGTTTTAACCGTTAGTCTTTCATCCCCTAGCACTCAAACCGTCAGCGTCAACTTTGTTACAGCAGATGATACAGCGATCGCGGGTCAAGATTATAATAGTCTCAGTGGAACGTTGAGCTTTAACCCAGGAGAAACCAGCAAAACCATCATTATTGAAACTATCAACGATCAAATTTATGAACCTTTATCTGAAAGTTATTCAATCAACTTAAGTAATGTTCAAAATGCTACTCTGGGAGATAGTCAAGGAATTGTTACGATTAACCCAAGCGATAATCAACCCCTCATTTCTATTAGCAATAGAACCAAGACAGAAGGATCTAAAACTGCGCCTAACGCTATCACTAATTTTTATTTTACGGTCAGACTTTCTAATCCTAGTAGTGAAACTATAACCGTTGATTATACCACCGCCGATGGGACTGCGATCGCGGGGTCTGATTATATTGCCAGTAGTGGAACGTTAACCTTTGCACCAGGAGAGATCTCTAAATCCCAAAAAATTAGTGTCTATGCGGATCAAATTGTAGAAGATAATGAAACCTTTTTCATGAATTTAAGTAATCCGACTAATGGGACTTTTAAAGATAGTCAAGGAATGGCTACCATTACTAATGATGATCTTAACACTAGCACCACCCTAGCAACAACTGAACCCTCTGCATCTTTTGAGGATCTATCTTTAGATAATAATTCAATGGCTAATTTACCTCAAACAACAGACCTTTTATCATCAGTGAGTAACGATCCCATGTATCAACAATTTTCCTCTATCTTTAATGGGTCAAATGCAATGTTTTGAGTCACCGCTTCTCAATAAAACATTAGATTTAGGAGCGTTACGAAGATCGCTTCACACCCTAGTAGAAAAATGTCCCACTGTTAACTGTTAACTGTTAACTGTTCACTAAAGAAGGTGCGTTACGCTTTGCTAACACACCCTACTGCTTTTTTAAAGGGAATTTAGGATAAAATAGGAAACACCCTGATTAACTCGTCATGACTTATGCTGCTACAAAACATCCTCAACCGAAGTAAAAACAAATGGCAACCCATCATTAAACAATTTGAAGCGATCGTTGGTAAAGATGGAGTCGTACAACGCAAGGATGAATTGTTGACCTATGAATGTGATGGGATAACCGGATATCGTCAACGTCCTGCGGTTGTGGTTTTACCTCGAACCACTGAACAAGTAGCCGCCGTCGTTAAAATTTGTCACGATCGAGATATTCCTTGGGTAGCTAGAGGGGCAGGAACAGGGTTATCAGGAGGGGCACTCCCCTTAGAAAATGGGGTTCTCATTGTCACCGCCCGCATGAAACAGATTTTAAAGATAGATTTAGAAAATCAACAAGTTGTGGTGCAACCCGGCGTGATTAATAATTGGGTGACTGGGGCGGTTAGCGGCGCAGGATTTTATTATGCTCCCGATCCCTCAAGTCAGATTATTTGTTCGATTGGGGGTAATATAGCAGAAAACTCCGGCGGGGTTCATTGCCTTAAATATGGGGTGACGACGAATCATGTTTTAGGGCTAAAAATAGTCATTCCCGATGGTTCAATTATCGATGTTGGGGGAGTCATTCCCGAAATGCCGGGTTATGATTTAAGAGGTTTATTTGTCGGTTCTGAAGGAACATTAGGTATCGCTACAGAAATTACTTTACGTATTCTTAAAGTTCCTGAATCTATTTGTGTCCTGTTAGCCGATTTTACCTCTGTTGAGGCTGCCGGGCAAGCCGTAGCCGATATTATCGCTGCCGGTATCATTCCCGCCGGCATGGAAATTATGGATAATCTCAGTATTAATGCGGTGGAAGATGTAGTATCAACGGGGTGTTATCCGAGGGATGCTGCTGCTGTTTTATTAGTAGAATTAGACGGACTGCAAGTGGAAGTTACCGCCAATAAACTCAGAGTAGGGGAAATTTGTCAACAGAATGGTGCAAGAAATGTCACGACTGCCAATGACCCCGAAACTCGCTTAAAATTTTGGAAAGGACGAAAAGCCGCTTTTGCTGCCGCCGGACAAATGAGTCCGAATTATTTTGTTCAAGATGGAGTAATTCCTCGGACTCGGTTAGCGGACGTACTTCGGGAAATTAATCAACTCAGTGAAAAATATGGGTATCCTATCGCTAATGTATTTCATGCTGGAGATGGAAACCTTCATCCTTTAATTTTGTATGATAATAAAGTAGAGGGAGCATGGGAAGAAGTCGAAGAATTAGGCGGTGAAATCCTTAAACTCTGTGTCCGTTATGGGGGTAGTCTATCAGGAGAACATGGCATCGGTATTGACAAAAACTGTTATATGCCCGAAATGTTTAACGAAATAGACTTAGAAACGATGGGTTATGTTCGAGACTGTTTTAATCCTAAAGGATTAGCCAACCCAGGTAAACTTTTTCCGACTCCTCGCACTTGTGGAGAAGCGGCTAATGCTAAAAAAATAGATAAAAATATTGAAGGGGCAGAACTTTTTTAAGAGCAATGACAGAACCAAATAATGCTCATCAAGACTCAAAAAAAACGGCGGATAAAACCTCTTGGAAAACCCGTCTTAGTGATACTTGGAATCAAACGACCGAACGCCTCAAACAAGCTCTACCTGTAGAACAAGTTGCTCAAACAGTAGTGGACTGGTTTAGTATTAATGAGGAACAAGTTGCTAAAATTTTAGAGACCGTTCGAGCAGAATTACCCACCACAAAAGCGATTTTAATCGGAAAACCTCAAGCCGGAAAAAGTTCAATTATTCGAGGATTAACCGGAGTTTCGGCGGAAATTGTCGGGCAAGGATTTCGTCCCCATACTCAACATACCCAATTATATTCTTATCCGTCGAGTGATGTCCCGTTGCTCATTTTTACGGATACCGTAGGATTAGGAGATGTCACCCAAAATACCCAAGCTATTATTGAGGAATTATTAGGGGATTTAAAAAAACAAACTAATCAGGCCACCCTATTAATTCTAACCGTTAAAATCAACGATTTTGCCACTGAAACTTTACGACAAGTTGCTCAACAGTTGCGTCAAAAATATCCTAATATTCCCTGTTTGTTGGCAGTCACTTGTCTTCATGAACTTTATCCCCCTGATGTGAGCGATCATCCTCCTTATCCTCCTAATTTTGAAGAAATTAATCGGGCTTTTAATGGGATTAAAAAAGATTTTAGCGGACTATGCGATCGCTCAGTTTTGATTGATTTTACCTTAGAAGAAGATGAGTTTAATCCGGTATTTTATGGGTTAGAAGAATTTAGAGATACCTTAGCCGAATTATTACCAGAAGCAGAAGCGAAAACGATTCATCAATTATTAGATAATGTAGCCGGAGAAAGATTAGGGAATTTATACCGAGATGTGGGGAGACGATATATGTTGTCATTTTCCATTATGGCGGCGACGTTGGCGGCTGTTCCCCTGCCTTTTTCGACCATGCCGGTACTCACAGCTTTACAAGTTTCAATGGTAGGATTATTAGGCAAATTATACGGGCAAACCTTAACCCCTTCTCAAGCCGGAGGGATAGTAAGCACCATTGCCGGCGGATTTTTTGCTCAGGCTATTGGACGGGAATTAGTTAAATTTATACCCGGTTTAGGCAGTGTCATTGCCGCCTCTTGGGCTGCCGCTTATACTTGGGCATTAGGAGAGAGTGCTTGTGTGTATTTTGGGGATTTAATGGGCGGTAAAAAACCCGATCCGAAGAAGATTCAATCTGTGATGCAAGAGTCTTTTAAAGCGGCACAAGAACGGTTTAGAAAGAAAGGCAATGTAGGCTAATTTAGCCCGCCTAGGCGGAATATTTTAAAGACTTGGGTCTTCCCATATTCCCTGAAATGGAGTACAATTTTTTAAGTCTTTAAACCTCACGTTGCAAGAGGGGATAATTTCACGGTTAGTTTTACTTTTATCGACCTATATCATTTCCCCATCATTAACACTCCATAAAGAAGCAATGACAGCCCTTGCCCCTGCCCTCTGCATTTGGTAGCCTAATCCTAGTATCTCTACCCCTGTGCCTAAATTGCCGCCTAAACCGGTTTCAGAGACGCTTAAAACGATTCGTATAAGGCCGCTAGAGGAATATAACGGAGTTGTCCATCGGGAGCATAGATAATGGTTTTTGCGTCTGCTGTTTTGAGGACGTTTTCTAAGGGTTTAATCAGCCATTCATAGAGCTTTTGGGCTGGCTCTTTAGCATCAAGAGTGGGATTTTGTAAGGCTTGTCGGAAGTTAAGAATTGTGTCGTTTAGTTCCTTTTTGCTCACTTTTACGGTACGGCGAACGGGAGGGGAATTGGGAGTAGTTAGGATAATTTCTAAGCGATCGTCGAGGATGAGAGGATAAATAAGAAATCCTGCCCCAGTCCAAGTAACTCCCTTATAATAAATAGGTTTTCGTCTCATCTAATCCCCATTTTTGTAAGTCGGCTGGAGAAAGCTTTTCTAAGGTTTCTAAACGAATATTAGTGGGTAAGTGTTCAGGATTTTGCCAAACCTCACGATTACACTGAACATTCTGAGAAATATAGCAGGAGGCAGGGGGCAGAGGGCAGGAGGCAGGAGGTTAAAAGTTTACTGCTATGTTTGTTTGAAGTTTGAGAAATGTCCGCGCCCGTCTTGTTATTTGCTATAGTACAATTAAACTGCCAGTGACGGTGCTTTTTGTTTTTTTAATTAAACTACATATACTACATCCTTATTTAATAAGGTTTTCAGCCTTTAAAAATGAAGATTGGCAGAAGCTGTTTTGTAGTATGTTAAGGAGGCTTTTGTTTTCTTGGGGATTTACTTTAATAAACTTATCAGAAAACTTGCTCTGAAGGAAACCCTTGAGATAAAATGATAATCGTTATCAGTGTTAATTAAAAATATGGTAGACTTACAATCGTCAAATCTAGTGCCGGTTACAGTTCTGACGGGTTATCTGGGTGCAGGAAAAACGACCCTTCTTAATCGCATTCTTACTTATGAACATGGTAAAAAAGTTGCTGTCATCGTCAATGAATTTGGAGAGGTGGGGATAGATAATCAATTAGTTATAGATGCTGATGAAGAAATTTTTGAAATGAATAATGGTTGTATTTGTTGTACTGTGCGAGGGGATTTAATTCGCATCATTGGGAATTTGATGAAACGACGCAATAAATTTGATCATTTAGTGATTGAGACAACGGGATTAGCGGATCCGGCTCCGGTGATTCAAACTTTTTTTGTCGATGAAGATATGCGGGAACAATTACTTTTAGATGCTGTAGTAACCGTAGTAGATACTAAACATATTTGGCAACATTGGGAGGCAGATGAAGCCCAAGAACAAATCGCGTTTGCTGATGTTATTTTGCTCAATAAAACTGATTTAGTGAGTCCCGACAATCTTGAGGAATTAGAGCAGCGCATTCGGGGGATGAATCCGATGGCTAAAATTTATCGCACCCAAAATGCTGATATAGAAATGAATTCTATTTTAGGCGTAAAAGCCTTTGATCTCAACCGGGCGTT belongs to Gloeothece citriformis PCC 7424 and includes:
- a CDS encoding Calx-beta domain-containing protein, giving the protein MENLIDSLFPELGILDPLYSFDEPLTEKEIILKDNSDTLDSFDETNLSKNLFDNHVDILNNPTTFDNHDHDHEHPEENLITEVTETAVAQSSLSDTQLNGILSGSQWKFSWGDRKLTYSFYEDSIFNGTYNGSETGVKEVSNAIKNNVRSILNWLENVINIDFVEVTESVNNYGRMRFMLSNGPSYAYAYYPSSDSMTSLSGDIHLNPNYDRLGDTNGFQHLAGRHGNLSLIHEIGHALGLKHPHEGSFTLAPQDNNTTNTVMTYNFTGKPAGTFMGYDVNALQSLYGAKDYNSTDTIYQFTTRVDQFYVNDQLFLNTPNQTKQLIWDSGGKDTLDFSQLSANSSGYRFDLNEGNILTAKNAYNGTSYTVNGVTYYTTTYGTAIGYYVVIEDLINSSSNDEIFANNAANRFKGYSPTLKTGNDIYWNTSNNDTLDLSSYQSSDVTQTKNGNDLVLNLNGNGTITVKNYYQGNSINLLFAPTLTPSLPSLSIDDVSINENNNAVLTVSLSSPSTQTVSVNFVTADDTAIAGQDYNSLSGTLSFNPGETSKTIIIETINDQIYEPLSESYSINLSNVQNATLGDSQGIVTINPSDNQPLISISNRTKTEGSKTAPNAITNFYFTVRLSNPSSETITVDYTTADGTAIAGSDYIASSGTLTFAPGEISKSQKISVYADQIVEDNETFFMNLSNPTNGTFKDSQGMATITNDDLNTSTTLATTEPSASFEDLSLDNNSMANLPQTTDLLSSVSNDPMYQQFSSIFNGSNAMF
- the glcD gene encoding glycolate oxidase subunit GlcD is translated as MLLQNILNRSKNKWQPIIKQFEAIVGKDGVVQRKDELLTYECDGITGYRQRPAVVVLPRTTEQVAAVVKICHDRDIPWVARGAGTGLSGGALPLENGVLIVTARMKQILKIDLENQQVVVQPGVINNWVTGAVSGAGFYYAPDPSSQIICSIGGNIAENSGGVHCLKYGVTTNHVLGLKIVIPDGSIIDVGGVIPEMPGYDLRGLFVGSEGTLGIATEITLRILKVPESICVLLADFTSVEAAGQAVADIIAAGIIPAGMEIMDNLSINAVEDVVSTGCYPRDAAAVLLVELDGLQVEVTANKLRVGEICQQNGARNVTTANDPETRLKFWKGRKAAFAAAGQMSPNYFVQDGVIPRTRLADVLREINQLSEKYGYPIANVFHAGDGNLHPLILYDNKVEGAWEEVEELGGEILKLCVRYGGSLSGEHGIGIDKNCYMPEMFNEIDLETMGYVRDCFNPKGLANPGKLFPTPRTCGEAANAKKIDKNIEGAELF
- a CDS encoding YcjF family protein gives rise to the protein MTEPNNAHQDSKKTADKTSWKTRLSDTWNQTTERLKQALPVEQVAQTVVDWFSINEEQVAKILETVRAELPTTKAILIGKPQAGKSSIIRGLTGVSAEIVGQGFRPHTQHTQLYSYPSSDVPLLIFTDTVGLGDVTQNTQAIIEELLGDLKKQTNQATLLILTVKINDFATETLRQVAQQLRQKYPNIPCLLAVTCLHELYPPDVSDHPPYPPNFEEINRAFNGIKKDFSGLCDRSVLIDFTLEEDEFNPVFYGLEEFRDTLAELLPEAEAKTIHQLLDNVAGERLGNLYRDVGRRYMLSFSIMAATLAAVPLPFSTMPVLTALQVSMVGLLGKLYGQTLTPSQAGGIVSTIAGGFFAQAIGRELVKFIPGLGSVIAASWAAAYTWALGESACVYFGDLMGGKKPDPKKIQSVMQESFKAAQERFRKKGNVG
- a CDS encoding CHAT domain-containing protein — translated: MRIVLSVSETGLGGNLGTGVEILGLGYQMQRAGARAVIASLWSVNDGEMI
- a CDS encoding CHAT domain-containing protein; the protein is MRRKPIYYKGVTWTGAGFLIYPLILDDRLEIILTTPNSPPVRRTVKVSKKELNDTILNFRQALQNPTLDAKEPAQKLYEWLIKPLENVLKTADAKTIIYAPDGQLRYIPLAALYESF
- a CDS encoding CobW family GTP-binding protein, whose amino-acid sequence is MVDLQSSNLVPVTVLTGYLGAGKTTLLNRILTYEHGKKVAVIVNEFGEVGIDNQLVIDADEEIFEMNNGCICCTVRGDLIRIIGNLMKRRNKFDHLVIETTGLADPAPVIQTFFVDEDMREQLLLDAVVTVVDTKHIWQHWEADEAQEQIAFADVILLNKTDLVSPDNLEELEQRIRGMNPMAKIYRTQNADIEMNSILGVKAFDLNRALEIDPSFLSEDAHQHDESVYSVAIVDSGIVDGEKFQNWLGELLPTKGTDIFRMKGILNVAGIDQRFVFQGVHMLFEGKPDRPWKPNETRKNELVFIGRNLDEVKLKEDFKACLV